Genomic DNA from Desulfovibrio psychrotolerans:
GGCCGTGGCTTCTTCCTGAGAAATCAAACGTCCTGCACGGTAGTCCCGTTCCCCGGCCTCAGCCTTTCTGTGCAGCCAGGCGTCATAGGCGGGATCAGAACTCTGGGTTTCCACCACATAGCTACGCATAAAATCTCGCAACAACTGGGCAGCGGTTCGATCCCGTTGCTTGGCCGCATCGGCAAACGCCGCCTTCAGGGTGTCTTCCACCCGAAATGTAAAGGTGCTTTCAGGCATTACGTTACTCCTCTCTATGTACACGAAAAGTACAGCGTAACACATGGCCTGTCAATTTC
This window encodes:
- a CDS encoding CopG family ribbon-helix-helix protein codes for the protein MPESTFTFRVEDTLKAAFADAAKQRDRTAAQLLRDFMRSYVVETQSSDPAYDAWLHRKAEAGERDYRAGRLISQEEATAKAAQRKAAILSQHDTL